In the genome of Aedes aegypti strain LVP_AGWG chromosome 2, AaegL5.0 Primary Assembly, whole genome shotgun sequence, the window TCGAGATAGTTTGCACCAGTTTGCGTGATTCTGTTTTGTTCGTTTTATTTACGTGAAAGGGGTCGGTCTTATTACACCATATGACGATTATACCGACAGGTAGAGTGCAAGCACTATAACCAAGAGACGCTCAAAAAAGACATCCATCATTTGGAAAAGGGGGTGTATACAAAAGTATGAAAGTAAATGTATTAggtatttgaagaaaaaaagagGGGGAGGGAAGTCATAAGTCCCGAAAatcgatggacgtcatatttgagcTATAAAAATATTACCGACATTTTCATGGGATAATGTTTGATGGAGCGAGGAGGGATCTAATGGTCTAGTGGTTTTGAAGAAAGGTGACTGAGTGAAAAAGGGGGGGGGGTACATATATTGAAGAGCGATTGCCGTAATTTTTAAATCTTTCTTCACCAGCATGAGACacgattgtttgaaaaaatataaattctcgCTGTAGTCTACTTTTCAGGTTCCTAAAcacaaaatgtttcattttaatttgcagtGTAAACAGCGTATAGTCTATGGTGCTATGGCCAAAACTGCTGCTTCTACCCTACGTGTTAATTGTCGTCACTTATATCatcgattttaattttaatatttttgtacgAGTATTGGATTGCTTGGTCTTCAGCAATAttcttcaaatcaaaattaACTCTCGAGgtctttgtttacattttttatagAAGTAAATGGGTGACCTCTAACGATTTATTCATCATTGTCGATGACCAGActattatttattaaaataaaaagtatatgaaatttgaatagaaataaaatttcaaatttcagttttgaaacaaaaaactattatttttaggaattttaaaattttgtcaaatgtATTCTGGCAAAGCCATTACTTTCTatgtaattttaaataatttagatAATTTGCGAAAACTTTTCTTCAAACCCTTTTTctataaacgaaattttgacagtTAAGTTGTCaaacaaagctgtgggaaagaaagggttattTCTTAAGTTCCAATATTAGCATCTTTCTTATATGGCTGTTTCTACAATTCTACTTTTTCTTCAAACTCGCAGTAGAGCGAGTCTTAAGTGTGCATCGAACTTAAATTTTATACTATTtaatacaattttgtttttacaGATGCGAGAAATGCTCgagaagaataataaatttcgACGTGTATTGTACTCCAAGCTGGATGCGAATATAGTGCCTTCACACAAAGAGCTTCTTATGATGGTTCGAATCATATGCAAAGATACTGTTGACAATCTAATCAACATTCAAAAGTAAGTATAGATTAGAGCTCATTCTTAACTACTCAATCATCATGCTCGAAGTAATAAAATGGAAGTGGTATTCTCGATTGTTCGatacataaataaataataaaataaataaaatctttgTTTCACTTAGTCATTTTGGAATTATAAATCACGGAATTAGAGCTGGTCAATTATGCAACACTAATCTACATCTTAGTCCTAAAATGAACTATATTTAACTTTAATGTATTTTCTTTAAGGTATCCTACATTTGAAGATAAAAAAGAGCTGGCTTTGAGAATCATCGAGACATTCCCCATACTGCGGAAGACCAAAGTGACAGAAAATGCACCAGATTACGTACGTTGATTGTTAATGAATGTTAATTATATTACCTTTGACTTAATAACGTACATAACTTGATATCTAAATTAAAAGCATAATATTTATTcagataaataataaaactaacTTCGATGTGCGCTATCGAATTAATCGATTAATTGTTTGTTAAAATCTAATCTCTTATGTATTTTAGTCTATGTTTTTCTGGAAGAACGGAGGAAAGAAACCTGGAGTGGAACACACAGGACTAATTCATTCGCATATCAGGAATGCCTGCAAAAATATCCTTCCGGAAAAAAAGAAATTCATTCATCAACGAAAAGGAAGTACAGTCACTAATGTGTCAcccgaaattattcaaaaagctcAAGATATCGGATGTGTCGACCCAGTACCGCTAAACTTTCACGCTATTTCGAAAGTTATGGCTGAAACGCATGACCTCCTAATGATGCTGAAACGAGAGAAAAAAAAGGTGCATGACATCCTTTCGATTTTTCCCCATTTCAAAGCATTTAACGGAGTAATGGTAAGCTACAATTTTTGAATatacatgatttttttgtgttttaacaTAAATTGGGATTCGACAGATTCAAAAGGCATACGAACGGATGAATCCTGATTGCAATAAATCTTCGCATATGAAAGAAGTTTTATCCAGGGGATTAATGCTGGAAGACGAGAATTTCAATGGCGTTCTCGATGGTAATTGCTATTGAGTTTCcatattatattgtatattgTAAGGTAATACTTTCTTTTTTCTCCATAGATCATCTTCGTGGATGTCTGCGGATTTTTATTGTTCTGGGAACGAGAGGAACCAACAAAACCGTTGCTATCGAATCATTACCAGTAGAGGAGCAAATGGTGGCACCTTTGGTTAGATGGATACCGGTATGATATAcatcccaagaaacatttgcctattttataatcatttattaagcaattttccacaactacatactgaatatttgctttattatattactttgcagctgctacgcacacactgttcaagcaaatctggcgaaattattaagctgcttatcatttagtgactgtaatcatatattgtaattatgtttattcaggtttcacttagcttaataaggattgatgatttaacaacgctagtttaacaaactacattattgcagtttaattcagcatcatgttgaacaacattttaattatttccaagtgTAAACTACGTCCGACGCAGAACTTGGCCAACCTTCGACGATGACCACAGAACCTCGAGACTTACTTCCCGACGACTTACCGGAATCACAGACCCTACGATAACTGGGGGTATTTCGGATCGCAGCACAAAAGCGAACTAGCTCGTTTGCTTGCTGTAACTAAACTAActcaatttatttcaccgaagcGTTGAAGCCCCCCAAAATGAGAAACGTATAAGTATTGGTAGCCTGCCCGATAGCACcaactttctaatagatttaCAATCGGACACCCAGATTCACCTGATTTCAAATTAGGTGTAATTCAattcttaatatatttttttcaaaaactttcataCAATAAGTTCAATTGGTATTAAACGTCTTCACTATCTGTTAATTCTCCGTCAACTTCATCATCTTCATCGCCTACATCTACTAATTGGCACCATTGCTTCATACGATCTGCTGCATAAACTGTTGTTCTGAGTCGGTTCGATCTACGCACTCCTGGGAGATCTTCTAGCTCGTAACGATCGTTGTCCAACACAGTTTTCACCACATACGGGCCTTTGTATCTGGCTTCGAGTTTACGACTATGGCCCATCGCAGTAAGGTCTCGCTCCACTAACACCATATCACCGACCTTATAGGTGTTTGGAGGCTTACGTCGCGTGTCGAAATACTGCTTCTGTAGACGCTGCCTTCTCTCGATGACTTGCATTGCCTGCTGTTTCCGCTCATGTGGACTCTCCAATACATTGTTCACCTCGTCGTGTAGCGCCAAAACAATGGTGTTCTGATGAATATCTCGTGGCTTGTAGGACAACACCAATGCACTAGGCGATAAATTAGTAGTCGAGTTTGGCATATTGTTAACCGACCACTGAATCTTCGGCACTTGCTCATCCCATCGCATGTTGTGCTCTCCCACCATACATCGAATCGAATTTAGCACGGTCCGGTTGGCTCTCTCCACTTGACCGTTTGCTCTCGGTGACCCAACAGCTGTCTTGATGTGGGTAATTGCGTTCACCCGACAGTACTCTTCAAAAATCTTGGCAGTAAATGCTGTGCCTCTATCCGTTACAATGCGACTTGGTGTACCAAACATTGCTGTCACATCccccaaaaaattcaaaactggtcCAGTCTTAGTCGAACGCACAGCTCGGATAACCACAAATTTAGAAAATCCGCAGATTAAAAGCACTACCTACGAATTTCCTCGCGCGGATCTGACGAACGGCCCCATGTGATCCATGTGTACTGTACTAAATGGGACAGGTTCTTTCGGCACACAGTGTAAATACCCTTCTGGTCTCCCACCTTTACTTTTGTGGAACGCACATTGTGGACACGCTTCTATATAAGAGCGAATGTACTTGCGCATCTTCGGAAACCAGAACTTCTCACGTAATCGATTCAACACTTTCTCCTCGGCGAAGTGACCCATTTCATCATGATATGTGTGAACCAGTCGCCAACGTACTCTTGTGGGCACTACGAAACACTTTACTCCATCCACTACTCTCATTAATCTGTGCTGCTCCAATCGATAATTTTGCTGAATTTGCCTCTCCTCATCACTCAACGGATCTCTTCCCAATACATCGATGATGTCACACAAGCGAGCATCTTGTCGTTGTAGCGCCACAAGGAAATCTACGTTGCTCACCTCAATAGATAACATATCACACAGAACTTGATCTACACTTTTCCCATCTTCGATTGCGTTTCTGCTCAGAGCATCAACGTGTCGCATAGAACTGCCAGGCCTATGTTCTAGTCGAAAATCGTACTCGGTCAGCTTCAGAAACCACCGGCCAATTCGAGCATTCATCTCACGTTTTGAGTAGGTGTCTCTCACTGCACTACAATCGGTTCGCACCACAAAAAATGTCCCGATTAGGTAATGTCGGAATCTTTCCACACTTGCCACGACCGCTAACACCTCCAACTCGTAGCTATGGTACTTTCGTTCCGCTTCCGATGTTCTTTTGCTGTAATAGCTGATTGGGCGCCAATCCTCTTCTGTGCGCATTAACAAAATTCCGGCTAAGCCATCCTTTGACGCATCCGTGTGGAGCTCTATATCACATTTCGGGTCGAACAACACTAACAGAGGCCGCTCACTtagggatttcttcagctttTCAAACGCGATCATTTGCTCACTCTTCCACTCAAATTTCGTATCCTTCTTCAGTAGCGTGAATAGAGGTGCCGCTACAATACTGAATCGTGGGATAAATCTACGGAAGAATCCCGCTAATCCCAGAAACTGCTGTACTTGTAGCACACTCTCCGGCGTTGGGAATTCTTCAACAGCACGAGTCTTCATCGCACCTGGCCGTATTCCATTCTTCGACACCTCGAAACCCAAAAACTCCACGgatgttttgaagaaatgtgACTTCTTGAGATTTATAGTGAACCCACTTTCCTGAAGTACttccaaaagtttttcaaatttagcCAACACTTCTTCCACGCTTTTCCCACCAATAACCAGATCATCGATATATGCCACGATTCCTTCTTTCCGGAGTTTTCCGGTCAGTTGATTCATAGCTCTCTGGAACACTGAGCATCCATTTGCCAACCCGAATGGCATCCGAAGGAAATGATAGTGCCCGTCACGAGTTGAAAACGCAGTACACTCTTGACTGTCTTCTGCAACGGGTATTTGATAGTATCCTGAATAGAGATCCACCGTAATGAACACTTCTGCTCCGCTCAGTTTATTTAAACACCATTCGATGTCCGGCATGGGATAGCGATCCTTCACAGTCTTCTTGTTTAATAGGCGATAATCCACCGCCATTCGGAACGAACCATCCTTTTTCGGCACCATTACAACCCGGCTATTATACGGAGAATTCGACTCTTCTACAATACCAGCATCTATCAGCTCTTCCACTATACCACTCAGCGCAGCTTCTCTCGCATATTCCATCCGATGCGGCTTCACATACACTGGCTCCTGGTCACTCAGCACAATCTTCATTTCGGTACCCTTCGCGACCCCCAACTCGTTCATATTTTTCGCGAAGCAGGATCGGTACTGGTTTACtaccttcagaatttcttcactTGGTCCTTCAACGTTCAAATCATCAGCCATAATTTCTGAACACTGCACACTACTGTCAATGGTGTACATCGACTCATACTTTCGAGACTGTACCTCTACCATTCTAGCTTGCCCAGCATCACTATCCCGACGAAATTCTACTCTTCCGTTGCGATGCACCATCACTACGCCCTCCTGGTTGAGCATATCACGTCCCAAAATAATCGCAGTGCTCTGAACCCAGTTGGGAACCACGTTGAGCTTCACTGATATTTCCACATCATCAAGCTTTACACACGATCTCACCACCCTGTCAACATTCACTTTTTTGCCTCCGAAGCCGACCAACGTTGTACTGGCCACCTCGCTATCACCGACTTTATCCGCGAAGCGACATTGGATGGTGGATACCTTACATCCCGAATCGACCAGAGCATTCAGTTTGATTCCACCTACCTCGACCactttcacaaaattattttCTTCATCTACCACTTGCATATTCGAGGGTCCCTGCCTTGGCTTAGGGGTCGGACAGTTTTTCGCCATATGCCCACTAACACCACAATTAAAACAGCACCTCCCAGCTATGTTCGGACTGTTCGGACAAGCTACTGCCTTATGTCCGGGCGTATTACACCGATAACAGTTAACTACTTTTTCTCTTTTCTTTTCGGTTACTCGTGTAGTGGTTAACTCCGGGGTTGTATCTACCATGCCCTCCATCCACTTCAACTGAGAAATCAACTCATCAATTGTTTCAATTTTCCCACCCAGCTGCACTCGGCACTTCGACACGAATTCTCCCAATCCAGCGATCGTGTATTTCACTATCACAGCTTCAGATAACCCAGCACGTTTTCCGAGGGCAACTTGAGAGTAAACGTATTCTTCTACGGTTTCATCTCTCATTTTTCGACGTTTAGTCATCTGGTTGTGGTAGTAGATAGGATCTCGTGCTGATGGATACGCTCGAACCAACTTTTGTGAAAATAGCGCCCATGTGTTGACTTCGTTCTGTACACCAGCCCACCACAACTTAGACGATCCTTCTAGATTCAGACGAGCACAATGCAACT includes:
- the LOC110675362 gene encoding uncharacterized protein LOC110675362 — translated: MHELGPRLIVNSTIEKLLQTPENDSPSSGTKSPSTNTGSSGNEAIPSSNIAGPVTPKALSSTSRANSSDVGPSTRTPVMTNNQMREMLEKNNKFRRVLYSKLDANIVPSHKELLMMVRIICKDTVDNLINIQKYPTFEDKKELALRIIETFPILRKTKVTENAPDYVR